Genomic window (Arthrobacter sp. StoSoilA2):
AGCGTAGCCAACACAGTGGCCCACAATGCCCCCTGCGATGTCTACATCGCCAAGACCGACCAGCCGTAAGCGACCTGAATCACGCCGCCGGGTGGGGAGCCTCACCCGGCTTTTGGCGTGATTTTGGCCTGTCCCCCGAAGTCATCGTTATAAAATTGAGATGCCCCCAATGGCGTGAGCCATCCTCCATCAACTGACTTCAGGGGACTTCACTTGCTTACTTTGCAGCCGCGCCAGCGCGTTGGACACGACATCCTGCTTGCCCGCCACGGCAAGAGCATCAGCACGATGCGTTTTGACCGCGCGAATGACCGCATCATCGCGATGCTCGACGACGGCTCCTGGGACAGCGCCCCCAACATGATTTCCCCCAGCCTGAACATGCCGGAAACTCTCACCAGCATCATGCGCAAGGACTGGCGGTTCCTCTCCCTTGCCTGCGTCGCAATGATCACCTTCGCAGCCATGGCTATGGGCATCAGCGTGGAGATGGCAAACCACATGTCCACCACGGAACTTCAGGCATTGCTGGTCAACTACCCCGCGTTCTAAAGCGGGGCCGCCCTTACAGCAGGTGCTGGCCTGGCCTCAGAGCATCCACTCCCGCAGCAGCCACCACAAACCCGCGATGACGGTACCGCCGAACAAAGACCCGGCGACGACTTGACCGAGCGTATGGGCGCGAAGCACCACCCGCGACCACCCCACGGCCGGAACAATCACCAACACGGGCAGCCAAGCTGGCCCAAACATCAAAACGGTAATGACTGCAGCGGCTGCGATGGCCGAAGCGTGTCCACTCATCTTCCAAAAAGCACTCACCACCGCAAGAACGGCAATGCCTCCGAGCAGCGCAATGATCATCAGTGAAACGCTCGTCGGACCCCTGATCAGCTGGAGCACCCCCACGCCCGCCAGCACGGAAATCAAGGCAAGCAACAGCAACGGTGGCCGCTGCCGGCGGTCGCTGACATGATGATCGGTGATTCTGCCCAGCCTGACCATCACCAGCACGTACGCCAACGGCAGGACACAGACGAAGAGAGCTCCCAGCAGCCCAAAACCCATGGTCCCGGGAAAGCCGGGTTCGATAGCCGGACTGATCAACAGGAGAGCCGTCACTACGATGGGCGGCTGGAAGGCTTCCGTCAGGACCCGGGCAACAACGGGCCAGGGTCCTGACAGCAACCGGACAGGCACATGACCAGAGTTGCCAGAAGCCACAGCGGTGTTCGACCCTGAAGCCGCCGTGTTGGCGGCCGGGCGATCAGTCAAGCAACGGCGATCAGTCAAGCAATAGGGCCGGTTCTTCAAGGATGGCAGCCACATCGGCCATGAAGCGGGCCGAGAGGTCGCCGTCCACCACCCGGTGGTCAAAGGAGCCACCCAGCGTGGTGATCCACCGCGGAATCACTTCCCCGTCCAAAACCCACGGCTTTTGCTTGATGGTTCCAAACGCAATGATGGCAACCTCGCCCGGGTTGATGATGGGCGTACCCGTATCAATGCCAAGCGCACCGATGTTGGTGATGGTCAGGCTGCCGCCCTGCATCTCGGCGGGCTGCGTCTTGCCCGCCCGGGCCTTGGTGGCGAGATCGTTCAGGGCGAGGGCCAGCTCCTTGAGGGAGAGGTCCTGTGCGTCTTTGATATTGGGCACCATCAAGCCACGTGGTGTTGCAGCTGCAATGCCCAGGTTCATGAAGTGCTTGATCTGGATCTCCGCACCGCCGTTGCCATCAGCGTTCTCCACCCACGTGGCGTTGACACTGGGGTTCCGCGCGGCCGCCCAAATGACTGCCTTGGCCAAAATAAGCAGCGGGGATACCTTGATTCCCTCGAAGTCCCGCGAAACCTTGAGCCGCTTGACGAACTCCATGGTCCGGCTCGCATCGACGTCAACAAAGATGCTGACGTGCGGTGCCGTGAACGCGGACTCCACCATGGCCTTGGCGGTCGCCTTACGCACACCCTTAACGGGTACGCGCTCGATCCTCTGGTCCTGCGGCTTCTTGGAAGCACCCCAGAAAGACTCCGCCTGATCCAGCTCAGCGTCACGCTGCGCCTGATAGCTGACCAGGTCCTCGCGGGTCACCTCGCCGCGCTGTCCCGTGGCTACGACGTCGGCAAGGTCAATGCCGAGATCGCGGGCGAACTTGCGCACCGGCGGCTTCGCCAGGACTTTGTTGACGAGCCCGCTGATGGTGCCGCTGATGGCGGCACCGCGTGATGCGGCGGTCTGGGCCGTTGATACTCCCTGCGCTGTGCCTTCTGGCGTCGTGACTTCCGGCGCTTGGGTGACCGGCGCATGGGTGACCTGCGCGACGGCGGCACGTGCCGCCGTCGGGCGATGAGGCACCGGCGCCTGGGCTGCTTGGGCAGCCAGAACCGCTTGGTGGTCCTGGACTGTACCTTCGGCGTTTTCGGCGACCGTAGTTGCCTCGCCAGCACCGGCTGGACGCTTGCGCGCACGGCGCTTCACGGCGTCGGCTTTGGGGCCGGAACCCACCAGCGGCCCGCCTGCCGGGCCGTTTTCGCCGTTGTCGGTATCAGCGGGAAGCTTGCCGTAGAGAGGGGCATCGGCCGCGGGAGCCGACGCCGGAGCCTGGGTCACCGGTCCTGCGTCCCCGGGCTGGTTGTCCGAAACGGCGATGATTGCCGTGCCGACCTCCACCGTGATGCCTTCTTCGACCAACAGCTCGGTGACCGTTCCGGCGAAGGGCGAAGGGAGCTCAACGAGCGATTTCGCTGTCTCGATCTCGCACAGGACGTCGTTGATTGCAACGGTGTCGCCGGGCTTGACTTTCCAAGCCACTACCTCGGCCTCGGTCAGGCCTTCGCCGACGTCC
Coding sequences:
- a CDS encoding phosphatase PAP2 family protein produces the protein MSGPWPVVARVLTEAFQPPIVVTALLLISPAIEPGFPGTMGFGLLGALFVCVLPLAYVLVMVRLGRITDHHVSDRRQRPPLLLLALISVLAGVGVLQLIRGPTSVSLMIIALLGGIAVLAVVSAFWKMSGHASAIAAAAVITVLMFGPAWLPVLVIVPAVGWSRVVLRAHTLGQVVAGSLFGGTVIAGLWWLLREWML
- a CDS encoding dihydrolipoamide acetyltransferase family protein, which gives rise to MTVKKFNLPDVGEGLTEAEVVAWKVKPGDTVAINDVLCEIETAKSLVELPSPFAGTVTELLVEEGITVEVGTAIIAVSDNQPGDAGPVTQAPASAPAADAPLYGKLPADTDNGENGPAGGPLVGSGPKADAVKRRARKRPAGAGEATTVAENAEGTVQDHQAVLAAQAAQAPVPHRPTAARAAVAQVTHAPVTQAPEVTTPEGTAQGVSTAQTAASRGAAISGTISGLVNKVLAKPPVRKFARDLGIDLADVVATGQRGEVTREDLVSYQAQRDAELDQAESFWGASKKPQDQRIERVPVKGVRKATAKAMVESAFTAPHVSIFVDVDASRTMEFVKRLKVSRDFEGIKVSPLLILAKAVIWAAARNPSVNATWVENADGNGGAEIQIKHFMNLGIAAATPRGLMVPNIKDAQDLSLKELALALNDLATKARAGKTQPAEMQGGSLTITNIGALGIDTGTPIINPGEVAIIAFGTIKQKPWVLDGEVIPRWITTLGGSFDHRVVDGDLSARFMADVAAILEEPALLLD